The window AAGGAATGGCGTAAGGATTCTGCAAAAGACGCATAGGTATGCAGCCGGGTGTTGATGCTTAAAATAAGGCATGCCACCAGCCATATGAGGAAATAGAGTCGGAATTCATGGCTTTTCCAGAAGGCGGAAAGGTGGCCTCTGAGGGCTTGATAATGCAATGCAAAGTTGGCTCCCGCAAGAAACATGAACACCGTTATCACGATCTCAATATATACACTGTCATAGGCGCCCACACTGGCCGATCGGGTGGAAAATCCGCCTGTAGCCATGGTGGCAAACGTATGGCACCAGGCATCAAACCAATCCATTCCGCCAAGGCGCAGGAGGATGGCTTCAATGAAACACAAAAAAACGTAGACGATCCACAACAGTTTGGCCGTCACCGCAATGCGGGGGGTAAACCGGTCTTTATCTGGACCGGGGACTTCCGCCCGAAACAGCTGCATGCCGCCGACGCCTAGAAAGGGGAGCAGTGCCACGCAGAGCACAAGTACGCCCATGCCGCCAAAAAAATGCGTTAATGCACGCCACAGCAGAATGCCTCTGGGAATACTTTCCAGATCAGCCAGCACCGAGGCGCCTGTGGTTGTATAGCCTGACATGGTTTCAAAAACGGCGGCCACAGGCTGGGGAATCACCCCGGCAATAATATAGGGAAGCGCTCCGATGATGGAGGCCGTCAGCCAGCCAAAAGTCACGACACCAAAACCATCGCCGCGTGTTAAGCGTCCGACTCCGCGTGTCAGACGGGCCAGAGCCGCAAAGAAAATAATGGATGCGATTCCGGTCAAACCCAATGCCTGCTGAGCAATAACCGGGTCATGATATAAATAGGAGACTCCGGCACAGGCGCACATGGCAATCCCGAGCACAATTAGGAGGTAAGAGATAATGTGAATGACATGGCGCGGTGTCATGGGGATTATCGGGATATAATCGTTTGGATTTTCGACATGGCTTGAGGTATGGCAAAAATCACAAGACGATCGCCGGAAAGAATAACGAAATCACCGGTTGCCGTATGAATTTCGTTATTTCGTGAAATCGTTGCGATGATAGCGCCTCGCGGAATTTTCAGTTTGCTGATCTGCGTATTCACCCAGGGACTGCGTTCCGTGATGACCACATCCAGCAGTTCGCCGGGCAGCTTATGCATGACGAAAGCTGAT of the Spartobacteria bacterium genome contains:
- a CDS encoding TrkH family potassium uptake protein → MTPRHVIHIISYLLIVLGIAMCACAGVSYLYHDPVIAQQALGLTGIASIIFFAALARLTRGVGRLTRGDGFGVVTFGWLTASIIGALPYIIAGVIPQPVAAVFETMSGYTTTGASVLADLESIPRGILLWRALTHFFGGMGVLVLCVALLPFLGVGGMQLFRAEVPGPDKDRFTPRIAVTAKLLWIVYVFLCFIEAILLRLGGMDWFDAWCHTFATMATGGFSTRSASVGAYDSVYIEIVITVFMFLAGANFALHYQALRGHLSAFWKSHEFRLYFLIWLVACLILSINTRLHTYASFAESLRHSFFTGTSIMTTTGFVTADYETWPVLSQLLIVALMFVGGCAGSTGGGIKIPGRASGYPTGSPTDPDERN